In the genome of Candoia aspera isolate rCanAsp1 chromosome 4, rCanAsp1.hap2, whole genome shotgun sequence, the window TGAGGGTCAAAAAAGGCCaagattttccagatttttttttcactgccaTTGGTCCTGGGAAGCTGCCTACCTCTATTCTATATGAATGACACTAATGTATTAGTTCTATCAAATTACAGTATTGTTCATCCAGTGGttccctttgttttgttttattgttgtactgTGACCATCCTCCTTTATTCCTCTTATTCCAGACTTATGGCCAGAATTTCCCAAGTCAACCCCAGCTGTAGCTTGCCTACAAGGCCATACATAGCACCAACTGCTACAGCAGGAGCTCTGGAGAACAGATGAGTCTCCTCTCCATACCAGTGACAATACTGTacctttacaaaaatgcatgccATTCATTGAGACACACATTTGTTACTTTTCTCTTTTGGATGCAAGGCAATTCTTGTACACCTTGAGTTACTCAGAAAGCCTTTTTCCTGAAAAATCTCtagttatttttcatttccttacATGCATTTTGTGATGCATCAACATGCTTCGTTCTTTCATTTCGCTTCTTTCCTGGTTTTCACTGCAAAGGGCCTATGAAGAGTTTTGCTTGCTGCAGGGCCAGTGAATTTCTCTCCTTCTTACATACTAAGTTGGTTTATATTATATGGGGACAAGTTTATGTTTTAAATGAGGTGGGGGGGGGTTCAACTGTGCCAATTTTATACAAACTAAGGTATGTTCACACCAGTTTAGATGCTGTATTTTCTATCAGTGTGTACAATAGtgctaagaaaaaaaaggaaaacattgaaaagtacaaatataaatattagtacagatttttaaaaatgatcagaaGGAAAGGAGTAGCTTAATCATAGCTCAAATCATAATTCCCAAAAGCAGGTTACTTCATGGCTAGTTTAATGCCTGTTCTTTGGGTTTTTAATACCAACACctccattgattgattgactgattgactgattatgtgccatcaagtcattttcaactcctagtgatagatagatagatagatagatagatagatagatagatagatagatagatagatagataacagatCAAATAATAAATAGACCTCCATTAGTTTGGTGCATATTGTAAACAAACCGGCAGCATTTAAAGTGCTAAAATCAGATGGACTAAGCATAGACATTGTGAATATATACCAAGTGGTGGCGAGTCTGACTGCTGTGATAAGAATTAGGTTCTGAAGAGATATCCTCCTCTCATAAAAATGCAACCACCACTCTCCTCAATCTCTACTTCACCACACAGAAGTTATTTTATGCCCTTCCACCTCAACACCAATGAACTGAAGCAAGGGAAAGACATGGAATTATAAAAGATAATTGCTCCACACAGAAGCACTTGTTCTTCCCTGTCACAATTACAATCCTGGCAATCTGTCAAAAAGCTGGTTGATAGGTAAAAAATCTGCAATTTTGCTGGGAAGATGGTTTGCTGAGATGACTGACCTCATTCATCATCTTTCCTACTATTGCAACATGGAACAAATGCAGTGGTTTTGCTGCACACGGTTGACCATACAAAGGGCCAGTGTAGATTGCAAATGGCTTGTGAGATGACCATGGTGTCAAAAAGTTcctatatggattttttttttgatgccTTAACATCAGTTTTtgattcttggcgactgcctggactagtccctgcagttttcatggcaagatttcagaagtggtttgccactgcctgcttcctagggctgagagagagtgactggcccaaagtcatccagctggccttgtgcctaaggtggccctaaaactcacagtctcccagtttctagcctggtgccttaaccactacaccaaactggctctgtaataTGGACTTTAggatttttaaagtaatttggGTTCAAGCTTTAAAATAGCCAGTCCAAAAATAAATTTgcacaaaaatattttgaaccataaatatttttctttatgaaaGTCATTAGAAAGAAAAGATGCAGAGAGCAAGAACAAGGAACAATGACCATCAAAGGAAGATAAGATCAGGACAGCAAAAAGGGACAAGTCACAAAAAGTGGGCCAATATTACAAAGCATCCTTGGGTGGAAGCTGTATTAAAGGAAAACAACTGCCTTTAATGAGTTCTTAATTAAGCCACACAAGATTTTTCAATGGATCTTAAGGTTTCAGTAGCAATACTGAGACTTTCCCACAACTTTTCACAGACCTAGGTGATCAAGGTTCAAAATTTAAAGTAACTCTCCATAAAGATTCTACTTAAAAGATATACACACAAgttagaaagtgcagaaaaagagcagaaaatggaCATGTACTCACAATTGCAGCATTTTCAATTGGTGTCTTGTCACTGGTTCCAGAAAATGTAATTGAAGCTAGTAGAAAGATTGATCCTACTAATAAAACAACAATGAAATCctataatgaagaaaaaataaaaatatcaaacatGTCATTTTTTATCCTTCATTCCTACTACATTAATTACTCAAATAACATTTTATAATCTAAATTTATCACCAACATTTGTATGTTACAGGTAGGAAAGTCAAAATAAGATGCAATTATTTGCCCCAGCTCAAAGTCATTATTGTAAGCCTTTTCTCATagtagcttttaaaataaaacattcatttaaatGACCAGAATTTCTTACTCTTCCCTACCTCTCACCCACTTTCCACTgagtattatttttattggcatgtgaaataatCTGAACACAGAGACGAAGCAACAAAGCActgtataaaaaaatgaaatgagcaTGCTATCATTCTGTAAGTGTAGCTTTGATGCTATAAAGTTATGAAAAGAATGGCAGGAAAGATGGTTGTTTGGCAGGGGAAAATCTTTAAAACTGGGTCACCCAAACTCTTCCCTCTTGACTAAATTTCATGTCTCCAGTTTTTTTACAAAAGTGAAAAGATGCCTTTCTTTACCAAACATGCTACTTTCTCTTTTCCAGTCTTTTCATATAAAGAAGAACAGTACACAACCAGGATTGATATGCTTAAAAGAAAGGCACTGCAGCTGACAAACTCAAAGATGTAAAGTCCAGCACAGGAGCTGCAGTTCGTCACAATTTCTTCAAGGACAAAGGCTATGAAGGATAACACCTGTTGGTAAAGAATAAAGATGATCAGCCACTCGATCATTTACTGGATGATTCAATTCTATAAATAACAAATCTTTCTTATCTTAAAAGACATACTCTTTTAAAGAAGTACTTTGTTTTAGATCTTGGGCTTCAACAGAGGAATTTGCACATATTTATTCAGCGTTCAAGACTATATCAAAATTTGAACTCAGGGCTTGAATGACTGagttagaaatactgtatatctactAAATTACATGTATTCCTTCCATTACTATCAAACCGcagccattgccttctcctttcAGTAGGCATTATTTGAAtcaaagacaaagagaaaacgCAAACTTCTAACTGTGTTTGCTTATCTCTTTCATGCACACCCACAAATTAATATTTGAAGGTGATCAGCAAT includes:
- the CMTM6 gene encoding CKLF-like MARVEL transmembrane domain-containing protein 6, with protein sequence MENTGQVYEDTTVPTEQSKGPCWGHLTTSHLGRWRLCLKISQLVLSFIAFVLEEIVTNCSSCAGLYIFEFVSCSAFLLSISILVVYCSSLYEKTGKEKVACLDFIVVLLVGSIFLLASITFSGTSDKTPIENAAIAFGFFASIAFLVDGVQMIKKRWVRNERQLESTTNPSNPPENQPLNNQQA